One Thunnus thynnus chromosome 18, fThuThy2.1, whole genome shotgun sequence genomic region harbors:
- the tcf21 gene encoding transcription factor 21 → MSTGSLSDVDDELLDGILKFGSSGKDSNESTEESSNCEGTCANDDRRGAPGKKRKTASRKTGPKGVAQQEGKQVQRNAANARERARMRVLSKAFSRLKTSLPWVPPDTKLSKLDTLRLASSYIAHLRQILSNDKYENGYIHPVNLTWPFMVAGKPENELKEMLSTTRLCGTTAS, encoded by the exons ATGTCCACCGGGTCTCTCAGCGATGTCGACGACGAGCTCCTGGACGGCATCCTTAAGTTTGGCTCTTCCGGTAAGGACTCCAACGAGAGCACGGAGGAGAGCTCCAACTGCGAGGGCACTTGCGCAAACGACGACCGGAGAGGCGCGCCGGgcaagaagaggaagacagcGTCTAGGAAAACGGGACCCAAAGGTGTGGCACAGCAGGAGGGCAAGCAGGTGCAGAGGAACGCTGCCAACGCCCGGGAGAGAGCCAGGATGCGGGTCCTGTCCAAAGCCTTCTCCCGGCTGAAGACCTCTTTGCCCTGGGTACCCCCGGACACCAAGCTCTCCAAACTGGACACACTGCGCCTGGCGTCCAGCTACATTGCGCACCTCCGGCAGATACTGTCCAACGACAAATATGAAAACGGATATATTCACCCCGTTAACCTG ACGTGGCCTTTCATGGTTGCAGGTAAGCCGGAGAACGAATTGAAGGAAATGCTGAGCACAACAAGGTTATGTGGAACAACGGCGTCTTGA